One window of the Candidozyma auris chromosome 6, complete sequence genome contains the following:
- a CDS encoding reticulon family protein: MSAPEESFDFNSAPAKSQPAKTTPSSSSSGSLSPCYVLTWQDPVLTGKIFGGIVAGLILLKVNVISHVFYLLYLGLLVSAAAEYVGKLVTGQGFVTKYTAHAPSYSKIINESVLPAVGKFATCFEAKVQRIVYAQDIELTLKAAGVSYILYFITSFLSLYTLAFVGVLVAFSWPPFYIRNKDQIDALVAHYTKLLKQKTSELTSQAHKSVAPHLNTLAKKTGPVGDFISSKFPTRTAGSTVNASKDTSYATGSKADPVAVEKPLDGAGSAAPTAHATGSSFPSVPSAAPTGVVAEDVEPASNTGAEKATAL; encoded by the coding sequence ATGTCCGCTCCAGAAGAGTCCTTTGATTTCAACAGCGCCCCTGCCAAATCTCAGCCAGCCAAAACtactccttcttcttcttcctctggcTCCTTGTCTCCCTGCTACGTGCTCACTTGGCAGGACCCGGTGCTTACGGGCAAGATCTTCGGTGGCATTGTCGCTGGCCTTATCTTGCTCAAGGTCAATGTCATCAGCCACGTGTTCTACTTGTTGTACCTTGGTCTTTTGgtttctgctgctgctgaatACGTGGGCAAGTTGGTCACCGGCCAGGGCTTTGTCACCAAATACACCGCCCATGCTCCCTCCTACTccaagatcatcaatgagtCCGTGTTGCCTGCCGTGGGCAAGTTTGCCACCTGTTTCGAGGCCAAGGTGCAGAGAATTGTGTATGCTCAGGATATCGAGTTGACCTTGAAGGCCGCCGGAGTGTCGTACATATTGTACTTCAtcacctccttcttgagcttgtaCACTTTGGCCTTCGTTGGCGTTTTGGTCGCCTTCTCCTGGCCTCCTTTCTACATCAGAAACAAGGACCAGATAGACGCCTTGGTGGCCCACTACAccaagctcttgaagcagaagactAGTGAATTGACTTCCCAGGCCCACAAGTCGGTGGCTCCTCACTTGAAcacgttggccaagaagacCGGGCCCGTGGGTGACTTCATCTCTTCCAAGTTCCCTACCAGAACAGCAGGCTCGACTGTGAACGCTTCTAAGGACACCTCGTATGCCACCGGCTCCAAGGCCGACCCTGTGGCCGTCGAGAAGCCTCTTGACGGTGCTGGCTCTGCCGCTCCTACTGCCCACGCTACCGGCTCTTCTTTCCCCTCGGTGCCATCTGCCGCTCCAACCGGTGTTGTCGCTGAGGACGTCGAGCCTGCTTCCAACACTGGCGCCGAAAAGGCTACCGCCTTGTAA
- a CDS encoding tRNA (guanine-N(7)-)-methyltransferase yields the protein MAKQKNQVKFNNQSSPDYDVAEMPRKRFYRQRAHSNPFSDHSLEYPSDPDSMDWSKLYPHFYDEETQKMRKQVEIADIGCGYGGLLITLAKEYPEVLSLGMEIRVQVTQYVEDRIIALRENHQDTNEYQNCAVLRGNAMKFIPNFFHKGQLSKMFFCFPDPHFKQRKHKARIITNTLLTEYAYVLREGGIVYMITDVKDLHEWMVKHLEEHPMFERKSKEWEDQDKCVELMYNSTEEGQKVARNKGDKFVACFERLPTPQDCD from the coding sequence ATGGCCAAGCAGAAAAACCAggtcaagttcaacaacCAGAGCCTGCCGGACTACGACGTAGCCGAGATGCCTAGAAAGAGATTTTATAGGCAACGAGCACACTCGAATCCGTTTTCGGACCACTCCTTGGAGTACCCGCTGGACCCAGACAGTATGGACTGGAGTAAGTTGTATCCACACTTCTATGATGAGGAGACCcagaagatgaggaagCAGGTGGAGATCGCCGACATTGGCTGTGGCTACGGTGGTCTTCTTATAACGCTAGCAAAAGAATATCCCGAAGTATTGAGTTTGGGCATGGAGATCAGAGTCCAAGTGACACAGTACGTTGAAGACAGAATAATAGCATTGAGAGAGAATCATCAGGATACAAATGAGTATCAGAACTGTGCCGTGTTGAGGGGAAACGCAATGAAGTTCATtcccaatttttttcacaAGGGCCAATTGCTGAAGATGTTTTTCTGTTTCCCAGACCCACActtcaagcaaagaaagcacaaGGCCAGGATCATCACAAATACCCTTCTAACAGAGTACGCCTATGTCTTGAGAGAAGGGGGCATTGTGTACATGATCACAGACGTTAAGGATTTGCACGAATGGATGGTGAAGCATTTGGAGGAGCACCCAATGTTCGAGAGAAAATCAAAGGAGTGGGAAGATCAGGATAAGTGTGTGGAGTTGATGTATAACTCAACTGAGGAGGGACAGAAAGTGGCAAGGAACAAAGGAGACAAGTTTGTGGCGTGTTTTGAGCGCTTGCCTACACCACAAGACTGTGATTGA
- a CDS encoding mitochondrial 54S ribosomal protein uL10m translates to MRLASLSFVGSLRSAIPKLSAPLCSRLPFAYKSLSTSTRLLQATAQAKVDPNEALLQRKTTKHPLSRKTFLIDYYKYLNDNNQIVLYVHHNNLVKNDTVKVRSELKKLGVTMTYLRNSLYNVYLRSAHEEDPALHKNTLKNKNVKHPLAPLLSGPTAIITIKECNPPVVESVVKLLKAQNEKLFLLGARIESNIYNVAEVDQFKSLPSKEQLQGQLAGVLTILGGAGLVRTLESAGTHLYLTLDQRRKDIDPEEKKEKEE, encoded by the coding sequence ATGAGGCTTGCTTCGCTCTCTTTTGTGGGGAGCCTTCGTCTGGCCATTCCTAAGCTTTCAGCGCCATTGTGCCTGAGACTTCCTTTTGCATACAAGTCCTTGTCCACATCCACAAGACTTCTCCAAGCAACTGCCCAAGCCAAGGTGGATCCAAATGAGgcccttcttcaaaggAAAACTACCAAACATCCACTTTCGAGAAAAACCTTTTTGATCGACTACTACAAATACTTGAACGACAACAATCAAATTGTTCTCTACGTGCATCACAATAACTTGGTGAAAAATGATACCGTCAAGGTGAGATCggaattgaaaaagttggGAGTGACTATGACATACTTGAGAAATTCTCTTTACAACGTCTACCTTCGGTCTGCTCACGAGGAAGACCCTGCTTTGCACAAGAACAcgttgaaaaacaaaaatgtCAAGCACCCATTGGCACCACTCTTGAGCGGCCCCACtgccatcatcaccatTAAGGAGTGTAATCCACCGGTAGTTGAAAGTGTGgtcaagcttttgaaggctCAAAACGAAAagctcttccttcttggtgCCAGGATTGAGCTGAACATTTACAATGTGGCCGAGGTGGACCAGTTTAAGCTGTTACCTTCGAAGGAGCAGTTACAGGGCCAGCTTGCTGGTGTATTGACCATTTTGGGTGGTGCTGGTCTTGTGAGGACATTGGAGTCTGCTGGAACTCACTTGTACTTGACCTTGGACCAGAGAAGGAAGGATATTGATcccgaggagaagaaagagaaggaggagtaG